Part of the Bacteroidota bacterium genome, ATCGGGATGACAATTAAAAAACAAACGCTTTAGCATTCATGAGTACCTTAAAAGAACAATTAAACACGAATAAATTATATACATATAAAAAAATGCACTACGCCTTGTTTTACTTTAAAGCCCTTCAATATTTACTTTTAACAGAAGTGAAATAGGTTTTTGAAAACGGATTGAAGTTTCATGCAAAAGGCCCCACTAGCTTTTTTTGATAAAAACGAAATAAACATATCTTTGAAACAATTTTCAAAATCCCATTAATGAAAAAGCAGTGCTTTGTTTTATTATTTCTTTGATGCCTTTTCTCAGGAATCAGGCAAACACAACTACAGGATCAATATCAAGGGAAAATTAATCTTGTCTTCACATTTGGATAATCCCTGCTTCGGAGGGAGTAGCGTGCCCGGAGGATCTGCATAAACAAAACAGGAGAACCGAATTTAAGGTTTCTATGTAAGGTTTTAGAATAGTTTTCTTGCCAGCCAAATTAATACCGTTAGCAGTATGCTTATTAAAACCATGGTGGTAATTGGAAAATAAATTTTCATGTTTTCCTTTTCTATTTTTATATCTCCGGGCAAGTTTCCTAACCAAGCCATTTTATTCCCAGCAAAGGAAACTAGTAATCCAAGGATAATTAAAACCACTCCGGCAATAATTAGGTATTTTCCTGTTTGATTCATTCCTGTTTTTTTTAACAAAATGTTTTCAGTTTCTTAAATTTTTGATCGTTGAACATTTGTTTTTTCTTTAGTTCCTTCTCCTTAATTAGTTAAGCCGATTATACCCCATGGCTTTTTATTGTTGCTTATTTGTTTGCATTATTTATTCTCTTATTAATTAAAAACAAGATCTGTTCATGGCATGATTGTTAAGTTAAAAATAGTTATTAACCATTTAAAAACCAACCCATGAAAACAACAAAAAAAACAGTAACTAAGGATGACACATTTTCCAAAAAAGACATAAAAAAGGACAGCTCTCCTACAAGTACAACATCAACAAGCAGGACAACCGGGACTAAAAAAAGCACGAATGGCTCACCTAAAACAGGAACAAAATCGCAAAGTGCTGCTGAAAAAAAATCTGGCCTGAGTTCTACGGGAGCAACGAAAGTGAAAAAAAATGCTCAAGTTGCCGAGAAATTTTCTGCAAAAAAGGTAAAGAGTTTTTAATTCAATTTGGCTTGTCCTTAATTTATGAATGGCCTTTCTCCAGCACAAAGGATCAATGCTCCCTGAGTTGGGTAAACATTTTCCTTAATCGCCTGCTTTTATTGGTTTATTTGAGTTAATTTTGATTTTTTCCTAAACCTTTTGGGTTAATCAATCTGCTTAAATCAACAAATGCCCTCAATTCTCAATATTCAGGAGTTTTTAAAGCTGTCCGAAACAATGACTGTGCTTGATGTGAGAACACCCGCAGAATTCGAACAGGGACATATTCCCGGTGCATTTAATCTACCCTTATTCAAGGATGAGGAACGAAAAATAGTAGGAACAATTTACAAGCAACAAGGCAAACAAGCTGCCATTTTAAAAGGCCTGGAACTTGTTGGACCAAGGTTGAAAGATATTATTGAAGCGGCAAATAAAATAAATGCGGATTCTTCTTTCCTTGTACACTGCTGGCGTGGAGGAATGCGCAGCTCTAGTATTGCATGGCTCCTTGAAGCTTATGGACATAAAACCCTGGTCTTAAAAGGAGGTTATAAATCTTTTCGAAAACTTGCTTTTCAAATATTCACTGAACCTCAAAAACTGCTTGTTTTAGGAGGAAGAACAGGTGCGGCAAAAACCTTATTGCTTTATAAATTACAGAATAAGGGACAACAAATTATAGACCTGGAAAAATTATCTAATCACAAAGGCTCTTCGTTTGGCTCATTGGGTGAAAACAAACAACCTTCACAGGAAGCATTTGAAAATGAACTTGCCATGGCTTTTTATTCCTTAGATAAAGACAAAACCATTTGGCTGGAAGACGAGAGCCGTATGATAGGACAAAAAGTTATTCCTGCTGCAATTTGGGAGCAAATGCGTTTGGCAAATGTGGTTTATCTTGATATTCCTTTTGTGGAACGCGTGGCATACCTTGTGAGTGAATATGGAAAATTCAAAAGCCATGAGCTGATTGAATCAACAAACCGCATTAGTAAACGCTTAGGAGGACAGCATGCAAAACGTGCTGTAGAAGCAATTAAACAAGGTGATTTAAAAACAGCTTGTGAAATTACCCTTGCTTATTACGATAAAGCCTATGATTTTGGAATTGAAAAACGAGAACCTGAAAAGGTTATTAAATTTAGCTTCGATAAATTGGATACAGAAAAAATTGCAGCTGAAATTATTAAATCAATTACCCAGGTAAAATAGTAAATACAACTTTTATGATTTTTGAGATTCTCAAACAAAACATTAAAAGCAATTAAATACAGTAGGAATTAACAAAAATTATGGAAGAAATAAAATTAACAAAATTCAGTCATGGAGCAGGATGTGGTTGTAAAATTGCTCCTAAAGTACTGGATGAAATATTGAGATCAGATGTATTTATTCCTGCACATGAAAAATTAGTAGTTGGAAACAGCAGTAAGGACGATGCGGCAATTTTTGATATTGGCAATGGCCAAGGCCTTATAAGCACTACTGATTTTTTTATGCCCATAGTAGATGGTGCTTTTGATTTTGGAAGAATTGCATCTGCAAATGCAATAAGTGACATTTATGCTATGGGAGGCAAGCCAATAATGGCAGTGGCAATTTTAGGTTGGCCAATTAACAAACTTCCTGTTGAACTTGCTCAAAAAGTGCTGGACGGAGCCCGATCCATCTGTTCAGAAGCAGGAATTCCCCTTGCTGGAGGCCATAGCATTGATAGCCCGGAACCGATTTTTGGATTGGCTGTAAATGGTTTAATCCAGCTAAATAATCTTAAACAAAACAATACAGCAAAAGCAGGAGATCTGCTTTATCTTACTAAAAAACTAGGTGTAGGAATACTTGCAACAGCAGAAAAAAAAGGAATTTTAAAAGACGAGCATATTGGAATTGCCTCCAAGCAAATGATTCAGCTCAATAAAATCGGAGAAGAGCTTGGCAGGTTTCCTGGAGTTACTGCTATGACTGATGTTACAGGCTTTGGTTTGCTTGGCCATTTATTGGAAGTTGCCGAAGGAAGTGAATTAACTGCTGTTATAGATTACTCCAAAATTCCGCTATTTGATGACCTTAATTTTTATACCTCCCAGTTTTGTTTTCCAGACAATACTTTTCGCAATTGGAGTAGCTATGAACCAAAGGTTTCTGGCATTACAGGTGATTCTTTGTTAACACTTTGTGATCCACAAACCAATGGGGGCCTTCTTATTTCGGTTAGGCCTGATTCAAAAGAGGAATTCGAGCAATTGCTTGTCAATGCTGGGCTAAATGCATTTGCAGAGCCATTTGGGCTAATGCAGGAAAAAGGAGAAAAAACAGTATTAATTCATTGAAAAATTAAGCCAGTTTTAACAGGGCTTGTTTAAAACCAACCTTTTCTTCAAGTATTGAAGACAATTGATCAATTGAAACCCTTTCCTGAGTCATTGAATCCCTATAACGTATGGTTACTGTATTGTCTTCTTTTGTTTGATGATCAACTGTTACGCAAAAAGGAGTTCCAATTGCATCATTTCTTCTATAGCGTTTACCAATTGCATCCTTTTCATCATATTGACAGTTGAAATCGAACTTTAATTCATCCATTATCCTATGTGCAATTTCCGGCAATCCATCCTTTTTAAGCAATGGAAGAACAGCAAGCTTAACGGGAGCAAGTACAGCAGGAATATTTAAAACAACACGTTCCGAGCCATCCTCTAATTTTTCCTCTTTATACGATTGTGCCATAATAGCTAAAAACATACGGTCAAGGCCAATGGAGGTTTCTACAACATAAGGAACATAGTTTTGATTGAGTTCTGCATCAAAGTACTGAAGTTTTTTTCCGGAAAATTTCTCATGTGCTTTTAAATCAAAATCTGTACGTGAGTGAATGCCTTCCAACTCTTTAAAACCAAAAGGAAATTCAAATTCTATATCACAGGCTGCGTTGGCATAATGAGCAAGCTTAAGGTGGTCGTGGAAGCGGTGCTTGGATTCAGGAAAACCAAGAGAACGATGCCAATTAAGGCGTGTTTTTTTCCAGTAGTCATACCATTTCATTTCTTCTCCGGGACGCACAAAAAATTGTAATTCCATTTGCTCAAACTCTCTCATTCGGAATATAAATTGCCGTGCAACAATCTCATTACGGAAGGCTTTACCAATTTGGGCAATGCCAAAAGGAATTTTCATCCTACCTGTTTTTTGTACATTCAGAAAATTCACAAAAATACCCTGGGCTGTTTCCGGTCTAAGGTAAATAACATCAGAATCTTCACTTACAGATCCCATTTTAGTTGAAAACATAAGGTTAAATTGCCTTACATCTGTCCAGTTTTTAGTGCCGGAAACAGGGCAAACAATTTCAAGATCCAGAATTATTTGCTTTACTTCTGTAAGATCATTGTTATCCAAAGCCAATTTAAATCGGCTTTTAATTGCATCTATTTTTTCCTGGTATTCAAGTACCCTTTGGTTGGTAGATTTAAATTGAGCCTCATCAAAAGTTTCCCCAAAACGAGCAGATGCCTTTTCCACTTCCTTGTTGATTTTACCCTCAATCTTTGCCATGTGATCTTCAATTAACACATCTGCTCTATATCTTTTTTTAGAATCCTTATTGTCTATAAGTGGATCATTAAAAGCATCAACGTGTCCCGAAGCTTTCCAGGTAGTTGGGTGCATAAAAATAGCAGAATCAATTCCCACTATATTCTCATGCATCTGCACCATTGATTTCCACCAGTACTCTTTTATGTTTTTCTTTAATTCTGCTCCATTTTGACCATAATCATAAACAGCACTTAAGCCATCGTAAATTTCACTGGATTGGAAAATAAACCCATACTCTTTTGCATGAGAAATAATATTCTTGAATAAATCTTCGTTGTTTGCCATGGCCGCAAAAGTAAACATTTCATTGATTTGAAAATAAAAATGAGCAGCTAACTTTAAGGTTATATTTCTTGCTGCATTTATTTTATACACTCAGAGGCTTATTATTAATTAAATTTGCGCCCTTTTCAACTTACCCTTTTCTAAATGATAGCAATAGATCAAACCCTTATTTCCGAAGACCTTCTAAATAGAAAATTTGTTTGTGATCTTAATGCCTGCAAAGGAGCTTGTTGTGTAGAAGGCGATTCAGGAGCTCCTCTTGAAGACCTGGAGACTGGTATTTTGGATGATATTTATGAAGATGTTAAACCTTATATGAATCAGGCTGGAATAAAAGCTGTGGAGGAACAAGGCAAATTTATTGTTGATTCTGACGGTGATTATGTTACACCTCTTGTAAAAGGAAAAGAATGTGCTTATGTTATTTTTGATAAGGGTGGAATTGCAAAATGTGCAATTGAAAAAGCCCATTCCGAGGGTAAAATAAATTTTAAAAAACCTGTTTCATGCCACCTGTATCCTGTACGTATTACCAAGCACGAGGGATTTGATGCTGTAAATTACCACAGCTGGGAAATATGTGACCCTGCCTGCCATTGCGGAAACAAGCTGGATGTAAAGGTTTATAAATTTCTTAAAGAACCTCTTATTAGAAAATATGGAAAAGACTGGTTTGAAAAATTGGAGATGGCAGATAAGCAAAAACCGGTGTGAAAACTTTTTAAAAATAATTGATTTTTACTCTTCATAATTCAATAATCCATTTCCCGAATTGTTTTCAAATTGCTGACTCCCTTTTAATCAGCACAATGAAACATTTATTAACAATTCACTGTCAATATCCATTGTTTAAAACTTGGCAATATTGTTAACTTAATTGCCTTGACATCGCGTTTTAAATTTTCAAATTTTGTATTCGTCAATTCGTGCAGCAAAAACTGTTGCTATTCTGATGTGAATAAAAAACCCTGAATTTTACAGGTAATATAAACAATTACAGGAGTATTTTATGCCCTGTTTTAAACTTTTTAAAACCTATTAGGAATGACAAACAACAACAACAGCAACGAACCTATACTTCAGGAGAACAAAGACAGGTTTGTGTTATTCCCCATTAAACATGACGACATTTGGTCCATGTACAAAAAAGCAGAAGCAAGTTTTTGGACAGCAGAAGAAATTGACCTTTCTTCTGATCAACAGGATTGGGAAAATAAATTGAATTCAGATGAAAGGCATTTTATTAAACATGTACTTGCATTTTTTGCAGCAAGTGATGGTATAGTTAATGAAAATCTTGCGGTTAATTTTCTTAATGAAGCTCAGTATCCCGAAGCAAGATGTTTTTATGGTTTTCAAATAATGATGGAAAACATTCATTCCGAAACTTATTCTCTTTTAATTGATACTTATATTAAGGACAATACTGAAAAAGATAACCTTTTCCATGCTGTTGATACCCTTGATTGTGTTAAAAGAAAAGCAGACTGGGCTTTAAGGTGGATTGATAAAGGAAATTTTGCCGAAAGATTAATTGCTTTTGCAGCAGTGGAAGGGATTTTCTTTTCTGGTAGTTTTTGTTCCATTTTCTGGTTAAAGAAAAGAGGCTTAATGCCTGGCTTGAGCTTTTCAAATGAACTAATTTCAAGAGACGAAGGACTTCACTGCGATTTTGCCTGTTTGTTATACGCTAAACATATTGTAAATAAATTGCCAAAACAAACTGTTAAGCAAATTATTGTTGATGCGGTAAACATTGAAAAAGAGTTTGTTACAGATGCCCTTCCTGTTAAATTAATAGGAATGAATTCAGATTTAATGTGTCAATATATTGAATTTGTAGCCGACAGGTTATTGGTAGAATTAGGAAATGAGCGTGAATATAATGTTTCCAATCCCTTTGATTTTATGGAATTAATTTCCTTACAAGGAAAAACAAACTTTTTTGAAAAACGTGTGGGAGAATATCAAAAATCAGGAGTAATGGGTAATAAGGAAGACAATGTTTTTAAACTGGATGTGGACTTTTGATTTTAAAATGAACCTTAAATAATGTAAATGGAGGTAATTAATTCGAGGGTTGTTCTATTAAATCAAAGCGAATTTTACTCACTATTTTAAAAATATTAATAACTGCCTGATAGCCATTTTCTATCAGAAAACAAATCAATAAAAACTATGTATGTATTAAAAAGAGACGGTAACAAAGAATCCGTAAAATTTGACAAAATCACTGCAAGAGTGCACAAACTTTGTTATGGACTGGATCCTTTGGTTGCTCCAATTAAAGTTGCCATGAAGGTAATTGAAGGAATTTTTGAAGGCGTAACAACCTCAGAACTTGATAATCTTGCTGCAGAAATGGCCGCTTCTTTTACCGCTAAGCATCCTGATTATGCACTGCTTGCTTCAAGAATAGCAGTTTCAAACCTTCATAAAACAACAGACAAGTCTTTCTCGAAAACAATGAAAGCCTTGTATGAATATATTGACCCTAAAACAGGACAAAAAGCCGCCCTTATTGCTGACGATGTTATGGAAATCATCGAAAAAAATGCGCAGCTTCTTGATTCCACCATTATTTACGATAGGGATTTTAACTACGATTACTTCGGTTTTAAAACCCTTGAGCGCTCCTACCTTTTGAAAATGCATGGTAAAGTTGTGGAAAGACCTCAACATATGCTTATGCGTGTATCAATTGGAATCCATAAAGAAGATGTGGATTCAGCAATTGAAACATACAACCTTATGAGTGAACGTTGGTTTACACATGCTACACCAACTCTTTTTAATGCAGGAACACCAAAACCACAAATGTCATCATGCTTTTTGCTTACCATGAAAGACGATAGCATTGATGGTATTTACGATACTTTAAAGCAATGCGCTAAAATTTCTCAATCTGCTGGCGGCATTGGACTTAGTTTACATAATGTTAGAGCTACAGGTTCATATATTAAAGGCACCAATGGCACATCAAATGGAATTGTACCAATGCTTCGTGTTTTTAACGACACTGCTCGTTATGTAGATCAGGGCGGAGGGAAAAGAAAAGGCTCTTTTGCTATTTATCTTGAGCCATGGCATGCTGATATTTTTGACTTTTTAGATTTGAAGAAAAATCATGGAAAAGAAGAAAACAGGGCAAGGGATTTATTTTATGCCCTGTGGATGCCTGATTTGTTCATGAAACGTGTTGAAGAAAACGGCACCTGGTCCTTGTTTTGCCCACAAGAAGCGCCGGGATTATGTGATACATACGGAAAGAATTTCGAAGAATTGTATGTTAAATATGAAAAAGAAGGTAAAGCTAGAAAACAGATAAAAGCACAAGAACTTTGGTTTGCAATTCTTGAATCTCAAATTGAAACAGGTACGCCTTACATTTTATACAAAGATGCTTG contains:
- a CDS encoding DUF2905 domain-containing protein, whose translation is MNQTGKYLIIAGVVLIILGLLVSFAGNKMAWLGNLPGDIKIEKENMKIYFPITTMVLISILLTVLIWLARKLF
- the mnmH gene encoding tRNA 2-selenouridine(34) synthase MnmH, giving the protein MPSILNIQEFLKLSETMTVLDVRTPAEFEQGHIPGAFNLPLFKDEERKIVGTIYKQQGKQAAILKGLELVGPRLKDIIEAANKINADSSFLVHCWRGGMRSSSIAWLLEAYGHKTLVLKGGYKSFRKLAFQIFTEPQKLLVLGGRTGAAKTLLLYKLQNKGQQIIDLEKLSNHKGSSFGSLGENKQPSQEAFENELAMAFYSLDKDKTIWLEDESRMIGQKVIPAAIWEQMRLANVVYLDIPFVERVAYLVSEYGKFKSHELIESTNRISKRLGGQHAKRAVEAIKQGDLKTACEITLAYYDKAYDFGIEKREPEKVIKFSFDKLDTEKIAAEIIKSITQVK
- the selD gene encoding selenide, water dikinase SelD, which codes for MEEIKLTKFSHGAGCGCKIAPKVLDEILRSDVFIPAHEKLVVGNSSKDDAAIFDIGNGQGLISTTDFFMPIVDGAFDFGRIASANAISDIYAMGGKPIMAVAILGWPINKLPVELAQKVLDGARSICSEAGIPLAGGHSIDSPEPIFGLAVNGLIQLNNLKQNNTAKAGDLLYLTKKLGVGILATAEKKGILKDEHIGIASKQMIQLNKIGEELGRFPGVTAMTDVTGFGLLGHLLEVAEGSELTAVIDYSKIPLFDDLNFYTSQFCFPDNTFRNWSSYEPKVSGITGDSLLTLCDPQTNGGLLISVRPDSKEEFEQLLVNAGLNAFAEPFGLMQEKGEKTVLIH
- a CDS encoding glycine--tRNA ligase, translated to MANNEDLFKNIISHAKEYGFIFQSSEIYDGLSAVYDYGQNGAELKKNIKEYWWKSMVQMHENIVGIDSAIFMHPTTWKASGHVDAFNDPLIDNKDSKKRYRADVLIEDHMAKIEGKINKEVEKASARFGETFDEAQFKSTNQRVLEYQEKIDAIKSRFKLALDNNDLTEVKQIILDLEIVCPVSGTKNWTDVRQFNLMFSTKMGSVSEDSDVIYLRPETAQGIFVNFLNVQKTGRMKIPFGIAQIGKAFRNEIVARQFIFRMREFEQMELQFFVRPGEEMKWYDYWKKTRLNWHRSLGFPESKHRFHDHLKLAHYANAACDIEFEFPFGFKELEGIHSRTDFDLKAHEKFSGKKLQYFDAELNQNYVPYVVETSIGLDRMFLAIMAQSYKEEKLEDGSERVVLNIPAVLAPVKLAVLPLLKKDGLPEIAHRIMDELKFDFNCQYDEKDAIGKRYRRNDAIGTPFCVTVDHQTKEDNTVTIRYRDSMTQERVSIDQLSSILEEKVGFKQALLKLA
- a CDS encoding DUF3109 family protein; amino-acid sequence: MIAIDQTLISEDLLNRKFVCDLNACKGACCVEGDSGAPLEDLETGILDDIYEDVKPYMNQAGIKAVEEQGKFIVDSDGDYVTPLVKGKECAYVIFDKGGIAKCAIEKAHSEGKINFKKPVSCHLYPVRITKHEGFDAVNYHSWEICDPACHCGNKLDVKVYKFLKEPLIRKYGKDWFEKLEMADKQKPV
- a CDS encoding ribonucleotide-diphosphate reductase subunit beta, which produces MTNNNNSNEPILQENKDRFVLFPIKHDDIWSMYKKAEASFWTAEEIDLSSDQQDWENKLNSDERHFIKHVLAFFAASDGIVNENLAVNFLNEAQYPEARCFYGFQIMMENIHSETYSLLIDTYIKDNTEKDNLFHAVDTLDCVKRKADWALRWIDKGNFAERLIAFAAVEGIFFSGSFCSIFWLKKRGLMPGLSFSNELISRDEGLHCDFACLLYAKHIVNKLPKQTVKQIIVDAVNIEKEFVTDALPVKLIGMNSDLMCQYIEFVADRLLVELGNEREYNVSNPFDFMELISLQGKTNFFEKRVGEYQKSGVMGNKEDNVFKLDVDF
- a CDS encoding ribonucleoside-diphosphate reductase subunit alpha — translated: MYVLKRDGNKESVKFDKITARVHKLCYGLDPLVAPIKVAMKVIEGIFEGVTTSELDNLAAEMAASFTAKHPDYALLASRIAVSNLHKTTDKSFSKTMKALYEYIDPKTGQKAALIADDVMEIIEKNAQLLDSTIIYDRDFNYDYFGFKTLERSYLLKMHGKVVERPQHMLMRVSIGIHKEDVDSAIETYNLMSERWFTHATPTLFNAGTPKPQMSSCFLLTMKDDSIDGIYDTLKQCAKISQSAGGIGLSLHNVRATGSYIKGTNGTSNGIVPMLRVFNDTARYVDQGGGKRKGSFAIYLEPWHADIFDFLDLKKNHGKEENRARDLFYALWMPDLFMKRVEENGTWSLFCPQEAPGLCDTYGKNFEELYVKYEKEGKARKQIKAQELWFAILESQIETGTPYILYKDACNEKSNQKNLGTIRSSNLCTEIVEYTAPDEVAVCNLASIALPRYVNDGKFDHQELFKITYVITKNLNKIIDNNYYPVPEAKKSNLRHRPIGIGVQGLADAFMLLRMPFDSPEAAVLNKEIFETIYYAAMTASKDLAKEHGTYETYPGSPVSQGIFQYDMWNVTPSNRWEWDVLKEEVAKFGVRNSLLLAPMPTASTSQILGNNECFEPYTSNIYSRRVLSGEFVVVNKHLLKDLVKLGLWNDGLKNKIIASNGSVQDIPEIPENIKELYKTVWEIKQKAIIDMAADRGAFICQSQSLNLFIQNANFAKLTSMHFYAWKKGLKTGMYYLRTKAATDAIKFTVEKQAGSQYVAVVGKDEEITEEQRMAEISCSLDNPDACESCSG